The Leptospira bourretii genome has a window encoding:
- a CDS encoding general secretion pathway protein GspK: MNRWRIRLSSTNKKVKKGFMVYLLVMAIGTASLFTASKFFEDAATEYRVARSQADGFRAHMLAKAGFMGAVGALKKIPEEVLYQSGLAMDPPPIPLGGGVIYYTMSPEDGKININSLVKIYDDQPNQRTIEMVTRLFYQFGLKREMIFPILDWIDENHQETGGGAEQYYYNRLSPPRKIKNAPLYSLSELLSVKGFDRSVVYESLKPKDYDKNNSKDFMTEEERALRSDKDYVLSNNITAYLPAGDSYDDRININTAPYFVLISLSDFMTKQAAMKILKLKLQKGGYIKELKDLETEPEFQVKTTGDLTLYKELAGEGTDVSGGRIKTKGEVYKITGVGIIKDKVVRKVSGLFDLTNNQMLYYTED; the protein is encoded by the coding sequence ATGAATCGCTGGCGCATCCGGTTATCCTCTACAAATAAAAAAGTCAAAAAAGGATTTATGGTCTATCTCCTTGTGATGGCCATAGGTACGGCTTCTCTATTCACAGCCTCAAAATTCTTTGAAGATGCTGCAACGGAGTACCGAGTGGCTCGTTCTCAGGCTGACGGATTTCGTGCCCATATGCTAGCCAAGGCAGGTTTTATGGGGGCAGTGGGAGCACTTAAGAAAATTCCGGAAGAGGTTTTATACCAATCTGGTCTTGCGATGGATCCGCCTCCCATTCCTTTGGGTGGGGGTGTTATCTATTACACGATGAGTCCGGAAGATGGAAAAATCAATATCAACTCTCTTGTAAAAATTTATGATGACCAACCCAACCAAAGAACCATTGAAATGGTCACTCGTCTATTTTATCAGTTTGGATTGAAACGAGAGATGATTTTTCCTATTTTGGATTGGATTGATGAAAACCACCAAGAAACGGGAGGAGGGGCAGAACAGTACTATTACAATAGGCTTTCACCACCTCGAAAAATCAAAAATGCACCCCTCTATTCGCTTTCAGAGCTTTTGAGTGTGAAGGGATTTGATCGATCTGTTGTCTATGAAAGTTTGAAACCCAAGGACTATGACAAAAATAACTCAAAGGACTTTATGACGGAAGAGGAAAGGGCCCTTCGTTCCGATAAGGATTATGTGCTCTCCAACAATATCACTGCCTATTTACCTGCGGGCGATTCTTACGATGATCGGATCAATATCAATACAGCCCCCTATTTTGTCCTAATTTCGCTTTCCGACTTTATGACCAAACAGGCGGCCATGAAAATTTTGAAACTCAAGTTGCAGAAAGGAGGCTATATTAAAGAATTGAAAGATCTGGAGACCGAACCAGAATTCCAAGTAAAAACGACAGGGGACCTCACTCTGTATAAGGAACTGGCGGGTGAGGGAACAGATGTCTCTGGTGGGCGTATCAAAACCAAGGGCGAAGTTTATAAAATCACAGGGGTTGGGATTATCAAGGATAAAGTGGTTCGGAAAGTGTCGGGTCTTTTTGACCTTACCAACAACCAAATGTTATACTATACTGAAGATTAA
- the pilM gene encoding cell division protein FtsA, producing MLSFDQYLAIDYGSTFLKGVLFKKVLGKIVILRTESLPVVELDESEGDPFEYNIIRFIQSFFPEENRFLLNLGIHNLFVRDLTVPLVSEKAIQEVLPFEVENLVPYPMEELEVIGKTWRGNKENSEVISFNVHHSELLRALKPFAKGDLSLSCLSLDSFALSSLVTKNYPLLLAEQTILQLDLGGKYSILNVVFEGKLRHTRQIYIGGEDVSLEISNLLRIELEDARVLKESLPVGFLFETIEKSEESSFLSKFHMTSVQWKSLRKFILAKIDQLIHEVENSIFSLPETERPSLILLSGGASLYPGLTSYLEEKLGIKTGRYEFLGIEDPSFVTAVATGTHFESRNRVNFLETGFAKRIHTNRFKLSAFKPHLILVSISLVLLFGVFIIGIILDKRKISANKQVLLEKYKNGIGGELGEDEDPLDAASKKLKAERKKTEIYRLFLSQESVLDVLNEATEQFPSPDVLPFILDQFNFEEKEIQIYGRVNEFGEIGTIQSALEKSEKFTNIQIQNKRLITGVNKFKVSFKIKMDVVTPKDEP from the coding sequence ATGTTATCATTTGACCAATACCTAGCAATCGATTATGGTTCCACGTTTCTCAAAGGAGTTCTTTTTAAAAAGGTTCTTGGAAAAATTGTGATCCTTCGCACAGAAAGCCTTCCTGTTGTGGAACTGGATGAATCAGAAGGGGATCCCTTCGAATACAATATCATTCGTTTCATTCAAAGTTTTTTTCCCGAAGAGAATCGTTTTCTCCTCAACTTAGGAATCCACAATCTTTTTGTACGCGATCTGACAGTTCCTTTGGTTTCAGAAAAAGCCATCCAAGAAGTTTTGCCTTTTGAAGTGGAAAATCTGGTTCCTTATCCCATGGAAGAATTGGAAGTGATTGGTAAAACATGGAGAGGAAATAAAGAAAACTCTGAAGTCATTTCCTTTAATGTACACCACTCGGAATTGCTTCGGGCCCTAAAACCTTTTGCTAAAGGAGATCTTTCATTATCTTGTTTGTCTCTTGATTCCTTTGCTTTGTCGTCTCTTGTTACAAAAAACTATCCTTTGTTACTTGCAGAACAAACCATCTTACAACTCGATTTGGGTGGAAAGTATAGCATTCTCAATGTGGTGTTTGAAGGAAAACTTCGGCATACTCGCCAAATTTATATTGGTGGAGAGGATGTAAGTTTAGAGATTTCAAATTTGTTAAGGATCGAACTAGAAGATGCTCGGGTTCTTAAGGAATCACTTCCTGTTGGATTTCTTTTTGAAACTATTGAAAAATCAGAGGAAAGTAGTTTTCTTTCAAAGTTTCATATGACTTCTGTTCAATGGAAATCTCTTCGAAAATTTATTTTAGCAAAAATTGACCAATTGATTCACGAAGTTGAAAATAGTATTTTTTCACTTCCCGAAACAGAACGACCAAGCCTAATTCTTTTATCAGGTGGGGCTAGTTTATACCCTGGCCTTACTTCTTATTTAGAAGAAAAATTAGGAATTAAAACGGGAAGGTATGAGTTTTTAGGAATTGAAGATCCAAGTTTTGTGACGGCGGTCGCTACAGGCACACATTTTGAATCCAGAAACCGGGTGAATTTTTTAGAAACCGGGTTTGCAAAAAGAATTCATACAAATCGGTTTAAATTATCTGCCTTTAAACCTCATTTAATTTTAGTTAGCATATCTCTTGTTCTTTTGTTTGGCGTTTTCATTATCGGAATTATTTTAGATAAACGAAAAATTTCTGCCAATAAACAGGTGTTACTGGAGAAATATAAAAATGGGATTGGTGGAGAACTGGGAGAAGATGAAGATCCACTTGACGCAGCTAGTAAAAAATTAAAAGCAGAACGTAAAAAAACCGAAATTTACCGCCTTTTTCTTTCACAAGAAAGTGTTTTGGACGTTTTGAATGAAGCCACGGAACAATTTCCATCCCCAGATGTTTTACCATTTATTTTGGATCAGTTTAATTTTGAAGAAAAGGAAATTCAAATTTACGGGCGAGTGAACGAATTTGGAGAAATTGGAACCATCCAATCAGCACTTGAAAAATCTGAAAAATTTACGAATATTCAAATCCAAAACAAAAGACTCATCACTGGTGTTAACAAATTCAAAGTCAGTTTTAAAATCAAAATGGATGTTGTGACTCCGAAGGATGAACCTTAA
- the gspN gene encoding type II secretion system protein GspN has protein sequence MPKENELEEDFLDNEDQEIQESLLEDDGDLFDEDGDEEHSKVNRKQILTLVAIAVVSFLVFTLFIFPLNEIVRSVLIKTGKETGIFMDAKEIHFPMIGRKSFDSFVASFPTGTSIKAEEISLGISLLGLLQSKLEGDANIGYFGFEGSEWAMSIQTLDIPLRLSPIDDKITKWNGEGEIDLSGGKIKESAEIPFLGSLKGTDIRKANIVFKIRSGKLLLERGILESSLAKFQFQGVVRLSDTLSFSQLDLKVCFTLTEKFAQERQDLVGMVALLPQEGGKTCIPIRGTFSSPKVDLPNLNQLGGGAPKAEDTSIEPAPVP, from the coding sequence ATGCCAAAAGAAAATGAGTTGGAAGAAGATTTCCTAGACAATGAAGACCAAGAAATCCAAGAGAGTCTTTTGGAAGATGATGGTGATTTGTTTGATGAAGATGGGGATGAAGAACATTCAAAAGTCAACCGCAAACAAATTTTAACTTTAGTTGCGATTGCCGTTGTTTCCTTCTTGGTATTCACTTTATTTATTTTCCCTTTAAATGAAATTGTTCGTTCTGTGTTGATTAAAACAGGAAAGGAAACTGGTATCTTTATGGATGCCAAAGAAATTCACTTTCCAATGATTGGAAGAAAATCTTTTGATAGTTTTGTTGCGAGTTTTCCAACGGGGACGTCAATCAAAGCGGAAGAAATTAGTTTAGGAATTTCTCTCTTGGGACTTTTGCAATCAAAATTAGAAGGTGATGCCAATATCGGTTATTTTGGTTTTGAAGGAAGTGAATGGGCCATGAGCATCCAAACTTTGGACATTCCCCTTCGCTTATCACCGATCGATGACAAAATTACAAAATGGAATGGAGAGGGGGAGATCGACCTTTCTGGTGGAAAAATAAAAGAATCTGCCGAAATTCCATTTTTAGGAAGTTTAAAAGGAACTGATATCCGTAAGGCGAATATAGTATTTAAAATTCGTTCGGGAAAGTTACTTTTGGAACGTGGGATTTTGGAATCTTCCCTTGCCAAATTCCAATTCCAAGGAGTGGTCCGTCTTTCTGATACCTTATCATTTTCGCAATTGGACCTAAAGGTTTGTTTTACTCTGACTGAAAAATTTGCCCAGGAACGCCAAGATTTGGTGGGAATGGTTGCCTTACTTCCCCAAGAAGGAGGAAAAACTTGTATCCCAATTCGTGGCACATTTTCTTCTCCAAAAGTGGATCTTCCCAACTTGAATCAGTTAGGTGGCGGTGCACCAAAAGCGGAAGATACTTCGATTGAACCGGCTCCGGTTCCTTGA
- a CDS encoding vitamin B12-dependent ribonucleotide reductase, with protein sequence MKIERHFTKGNTGLYPNLTWVRKDSKITNTDGSVVFEANGVEVPDFWSQVATDILAQKYFRRKGVPKYLKKVAEKGIPEWLQRSVPDDEKLSALNPEDRFVGESDSKQVFHRLAGCWTYWGYKYGYFTDEDSARVFYEEVIFMLASQMAAPNSPQWFNTGLHWAYGIDGKSQGHYYVDPKSGKLVRSASSYEHPQPHACFIQSVDDDLVNEGGIMDLWVREARLFKYGSGTGTNFSNLRAANESLSGGGKSSGLMSFLKIGDRAAGAIKSGGTTRRAAKMVCLDMDHPDIEEFIDWKVQEEKKVASLVTGSILNNRLLNDIMSACSSAKQTHGEEAAYDPAANLDLKKAIQKARKAFVPDNYIKRVIDLSKQGYKDLLFEELTTDWQSEAYNTVSGQNSNNSVRITNEFMEAVEKDLPFHLYNRTEKEKAKAGNREAKPSKTLRARDLWERIANAAWNSADPGTQYHSTINEWHTCPEDGAINASNPCSEYMFLDNTACNLASANLVKFLKEDGSFDVAGYRYLNKIWTIILEVSVLMAQFPSKEIAELSYKFRTLGLGYANLGSLLMIMGIPYDSQEAMAVTGAISSIMHMTSYATSAEMAKELGPFAGYEKNKNHMLRVIRNHRRAAYNAPKEEYEGLTITPVGINPSFLPSYLLEAAKEDSDRALELGELYGYRNAQVTVIAPTGTIGLVMDCDTTGIEPDFALVKYKKLAGGGYFKIINQSVPVALKKLGYSQAEQDAIVNYCKGHATFNGAPGVNTARLKEKGFTEDVLEKLEKQLPFVFDIQFAFNKFTLGEDFLSKTLGIDANVYNSMSFNLLETLGFSADEIAQANDYVCGTMTIENAPFIKEKDLAVFDCANKCGKYGKRFLSYQSHIRIMAAAQPFISGAISKTINLPEEATIEDVKNAYLMSWKVMIKANALYRDGSKLSQPLNSVFQLLSAVGEEEEELQTSSAPKTVTEVAEKLVYKYIAERRKLPHRRAGYTQKAMVGGHKVYLRTGEYEDGQLGEIFIDMHKEGAAFRSLTNAFAIAVSLGLQHGVPLEEFVEAFTFFKFEPNGMVSGNPHIKMSTSVIDYIFRELAITYLGRYDLAQVSPEDLRTDEVGRKADPTKDLGGKQESSGLRVPLQVSPISMKSVLEEKPEPVAVASGTPTAAQSAAATLKIIGEARTKGYTGDSCTECGSFQMVRNGACLKCISCGSTTGCS encoded by the coding sequence ATGAAAATTGAGAGGCATTTTACCAAAGGGAATACGGGTCTTTACCCGAATTTAACTTGGGTCCGTAAGGATTCTAAAATTACGAATACGGACGGGTCAGTTGTATTTGAGGCCAACGGAGTGGAAGTTCCGGATTTTTGGTCGCAGGTAGCAACAGATATCCTCGCGCAGAAATACTTTCGAAGAAAAGGTGTTCCCAAATATTTAAAGAAAGTAGCAGAAAAAGGAATTCCTGAATGGTTACAACGTTCGGTTCCAGATGATGAAAAACTTTCCGCTCTCAATCCAGAAGATAGATTTGTTGGCGAATCTGATTCCAAACAAGTTTTCCACCGCCTTGCGGGCTGTTGGACTTATTGGGGTTATAAATACGGTTATTTTACTGATGAAGATAGTGCTCGTGTCTTCTATGAAGAAGTTATTTTTATGCTCGCAAGCCAAATGGCTGCACCCAATTCCCCACAGTGGTTCAATACAGGGCTTCACTGGGCTTATGGAATTGATGGAAAATCACAAGGGCATTACTATGTGGATCCAAAATCAGGAAAATTAGTAAGATCAGCCTCTTCTTACGAACACCCACAACCGCATGCTTGTTTCATCCAATCTGTGGATGACGATTTAGTCAATGAAGGCGGAATCATGGATCTTTGGGTTCGTGAAGCACGTCTTTTCAAATACGGATCAGGAACAGGAACTAACTTTTCTAACTTACGTGCTGCCAATGAATCTCTCTCTGGTGGTGGAAAAAGTTCTGGGCTAATGTCCTTCCTTAAAATTGGGGACAGAGCTGCGGGAGCCATCAAATCCGGAGGAACCACTCGTCGTGCAGCGAAGATGGTTTGCCTTGATATGGACCATCCGGACATCGAAGAGTTCATTGATTGGAAAGTGCAAGAAGAGAAAAAAGTGGCATCCCTTGTTACGGGATCCATTCTCAACAACCGCCTCCTCAATGATATTATGAGCGCTTGTTCTTCCGCCAAACAAACACATGGTGAAGAAGCGGCTTACGACCCTGCTGCCAATTTAGATCTTAAAAAAGCGATCCAAAAGGCAAGAAAGGCATTTGTTCCAGACAACTACATCAAACGAGTGATTGACCTTTCCAAACAAGGTTACAAAGATCTACTCTTTGAAGAATTGACAACTGATTGGCAATCCGAAGCTTATAATACTGTTTCTGGACAAAACTCCAATAACTCTGTGCGAATCACAAATGAGTTTATGGAAGCAGTCGAAAAAGACCTTCCTTTCCACCTTTATAACAGAACGGAAAAAGAAAAAGCAAAGGCTGGGAACAGAGAAGCAAAACCTTCCAAAACTTTACGTGCGCGTGACCTCTGGGAAAGAATTGCGAATGCTGCTTGGAACTCTGCAGACCCAGGAACACAGTATCATAGCACGATTAACGAATGGCATACTTGCCCAGAAGACGGAGCTATCAATGCATCGAACCCTTGTTCCGAGTATATGTTCCTAGACAACACAGCGTGTAACTTAGCTTCCGCAAACCTTGTTAAATTCTTAAAAGAAGACGGAAGTTTTGATGTCGCGGGATACCGTTACTTAAACAAAATTTGGACCATCATCTTAGAAGTATCTGTGCTTATGGCGCAGTTCCCTTCCAAAGAAATTGCAGAACTCTCCTACAAGTTTAGAACTTTAGGATTGGGATATGCCAACCTTGGTTCCCTTCTTATGATCATGGGAATTCCTTATGATTCACAAGAAGCAATGGCTGTGACTGGTGCGATTTCTTCCATCATGCATATGACTTCTTATGCAACCTCAGCAGAGATGGCAAAAGAACTCGGACCGTTCGCTGGATACGAAAAAAATAAAAACCACATGCTTCGTGTCATTCGTAACCATAGACGTGCCGCTTACAATGCACCGAAAGAAGAATACGAAGGCCTCACAATCACTCCTGTGGGAATCAATCCATCTTTTCTTCCTTCCTACTTACTCGAAGCGGCGAAAGAAGATTCTGACAGAGCATTGGAACTTGGGGAATTGTATGGATATCGCAACGCACAGGTAACTGTGATTGCTCCAACAGGAACCATTGGTCTTGTGATGGACTGTGACACGACTGGAATTGAACCAGACTTTGCTCTCGTAAAATACAAAAAATTAGCTGGTGGTGGATACTTCAAAATCATCAACCAATCAGTGCCAGTGGCTCTTAAAAAACTTGGATATAGCCAAGCAGAACAAGATGCGATTGTAAATTACTGTAAAGGTCATGCTACTTTCAATGGAGCACCAGGTGTCAACACAGCTCGTTTGAAAGAAAAAGGTTTTACAGAAGATGTATTGGAAAAACTCGAAAAACAACTTCCATTTGTTTTTGATATCCAATTTGCATTCAACAAATTTACATTAGGTGAAGATTTCCTTTCCAAAACATTAGGAATTGATGCTAACGTTTACAACTCTATGAGTTTTAACCTTCTAGAGACACTTGGATTTTCTGCAGATGAAATCGCACAAGCAAACGATTATGTTTGTGGAACCATGACCATCGAAAACGCACCTTTCATCAAAGAGAAAGATCTAGCTGTTTTTGATTGTGCAAACAAATGTGGAAAATACGGAAAACGTTTCTTATCTTATCAATCACATATCCGAATTATGGCTGCGGCACAACCATTCATTTCGGGTGCGATCTCCAAAACGATCAACCTTCCCGAGGAGGCAACCATCGAGGATGTGAAAAACGCATACCTCATGTCTTGGAAAGTGATGATCAAAGCAAACGCACTTTACCGTGATGGATCCAAACTTTCACAACCGCTTAACTCCGTATTCCAGTTGTTAAGTGCTGTGGGCGAGGAAGAGGAAGAACTTCAAACTTCTTCTGCTCCTAAAACGGTCACAGAAGTGGCGGAAAAACTTGTTTATAAATACATTGCGGAAAGAAGAAAACTTCCACACCGCCGTGCAGGTTATACACAAAAAGCAATGGTGGGTGGTCACAAAGTATACCTTCGCACTGGAGAATACGAAGACGGCCAACTCGGTGAAATCTTTATCGATATGCATAAAGAAGGAGCGGCTTTCCGTTCTCTTACGAATGCGTTTGCAATTGCAGTTTCCCTTGGTTTACAACATGGAGTTCCACTAGAAGAATTTGTCGAAGCATTCACATTCTTCAAGTTTGAACCAAATGGTATGGTTTCTGGTAACCCTCATATTAAGATGTCAACTTCTGTGATCGATTACATCTTTAGAGAACTTGCGATTACCTACCTAGGAAGATACGACTTGGCACAAGTATCTCCCGAAGACCTAAGAACTGATGAAGTAGGAAGAAAAGCAGATCCGACAAAGGATCTCGGGGGAAAGCAGGAAAGTAGCGGACTCCGTGTTCCGCTACAAGTTTCTCCCATTTCCATGAAGTCTGTTTTGGAAGAAAAACCGGAACCGGTGGCAGTTGCTTCTGGAACACCAACAGCAGCACAATCGGCAGCAGCAACTCTCAAAATCATTGGAGAAGCGAGAACCAAAGGATATACAGGAGATTCCTGTACAGAGTGCGGTTCCTTCCAAATGGTTCGTAACGGAGCTTGTCTGAAGTGTATCTCTTGCGGATCCACGACCGGTTGTTCGTAA
- a CDS encoding L,D-transpeptidase family protein has product MPVRLGRSGLILGAEKREGDGHTPAGIFPIKRIVGKQKRKIRNLEYIEIRKNSHWSDSPSSKNYNQLIKHKEKGAVSLWDSEIYELFVVIEHNTNPAKAGFGSMIFLHPWNEDKPTSGCVGVELKWLEELVSQLDGNKFPFLVIVETEENF; this is encoded by the coding sequence ATACCAGTACGTCTTGGGCGAAGTGGGCTCATCCTTGGTGCGGAAAAAAGAGAAGGGGATGGACACACTCCCGCAGGGATTTTTCCCATAAAAAGGATTGTAGGCAAACAAAAAAGGAAAATTAGAAATTTAGAATACATTGAAATTCGAAAGAATTCTCATTGGAGTGATTCTCCTAGTTCTAAAAATTACAACCAACTCATAAAACACAAAGAAAAAGGTGCGGTATCTTTATGGGATTCTGAAATTTACGAATTATTTGTTGTGATTGAACACAATACAAATCCGGCTAAGGCTGGGTTTGGAAGTATGATTTTTTTACATCCTTGGAATGAGGACAAACCCACATCTGGTTGTGTGGGTGTCGAATTGAAATGGCTAGAGGAGTTGGTCAGCCAATTGGATGGAAACAAATTCCCTTTTCTAGTAATTGTTGAAACAGAAGAGAATTTTTAG
- a CDS encoding flavin-containing monooxygenase → MTTSLLRNPSVVVIGAGMTGILLAIELEKAGITDVTILEKKNDLGGTWRENTYPGVACDIPAHMYTYSFEPNPEWSHRFAHGDEIQAYFKRVSEKYKVTPKIHFNEAVSEASYQNGKWTTKTNQGKTYVSDFLISATGILHHPARPNIPGLDSFQGKCFHTAEWDHSVDLNGKRIGIIGTGSTAAQVIPEMVKVGKKVSVFQRTPQWIVKVPDANYSEKDKERWRNDRNILKRFHKWYTFAVEQTFSKAVIGKKLPHMLMSFLCKRNLKKSVKDPILRTKLTPNYRVGCKRVIVNSTFYDAIQKPNADLVTEGIEKITEKGVVTKDGKLHELDVLILATGFHPFNFMRPMNLTGKDGISIETVWKKKVQAYRSLFIPHFPNFVLMLGPNTPIGNFSVIAMSEVQTKYIMKIIQDWRKKKFDSIETTEDALKQFAAYLKAGMKDTVWLGGCQSWYLDPDGDPAMWPYTWSRWEKEMKTPEYKDFVLQSF, encoded by the coding sequence ATGACAACATCACTTCTTAGAAATCCATCTGTCGTGGTGATCGGTGCAGGAATGACAGGCATCCTACTTGCGATTGAACTAGAAAAAGCAGGGATCACAGACGTTACCATCTTAGAGAAAAAAAACGATCTGGGAGGAACTTGGAGAGAAAATACATATCCCGGAGTTGCCTGCGACATTCCTGCTCATATGTATACTTACAGTTTTGAACCAAATCCGGAATGGAGCCATCGTTTTGCCCACGGAGACGAAATCCAAGCTTACTTCAAACGCGTTAGTGAAAAATACAAAGTCACACCCAAAATCCATTTCAATGAAGCCGTTTCAGAGGCCTCCTACCAAAATGGAAAGTGGACGACAAAAACGAATCAGGGAAAAACTTACGTTTCTGATTTTCTGATTTCTGCAACGGGGATTTTACACCATCCAGCTCGTCCGAACATTCCAGGCCTTGATTCCTTCCAAGGAAAATGTTTTCACACGGCTGAATGGGATCATTCGGTCGACTTAAATGGAAAACGAATTGGAATCATAGGAACAGGTTCTACGGCAGCACAAGTCATTCCTGAAATGGTCAAAGTGGGAAAAAAAGTTTCCGTTTTCCAAAGAACTCCCCAATGGATCGTTAAGGTTCCAGATGCCAATTATTCGGAAAAAGATAAAGAACGTTGGAGAAACGACCGTAATATCCTCAAACGATTTCATAAATGGTATACATTTGCTGTAGAACAAACGTTTTCAAAAGCCGTTATTGGCAAAAAACTCCCTCATATGCTCATGAGTTTTCTATGTAAACGAAATCTAAAAAAATCTGTCAAAGATCCAATATTACGGACAAAACTAACACCTAACTACCGCGTAGGTTGCAAACGTGTGATAGTGAATTCTACCTTTTACGATGCAATTCAAAAACCAAATGCAGATTTAGTAACAGAAGGAATCGAAAAAATCACAGAAAAAGGTGTGGTGACAAAAGATGGAAAACTCCATGAACTGGATGTTTTGATTTTAGCAACAGGATTTCACCCATTCAACTTTATGAGACCAATGAACCTAACAGGAAAAGATGGAATCTCGATCGAAACCGTTTGGAAAAAGAAAGTCCAAGCTTATCGCTCTCTCTTCATTCCTCACTTTCCCAATTTTGTATTGATGCTCGGACCAAATACTCCCATTGGAAATTTCTCTGTCATTGCAATGAGTGAAGTGCAAACTAAATATATAATGAAGATCATCCAAGATTGGAGAAAAAAGAAATTTGATTCTATTGAGACCACAGAGGATGCCTTAAAACAATTTGCGGCTTACCTCAAGGCTGGAATGAAAGATACAGTTTGGCTCGGTGGTTGTCAAAGTTGGTATTTGGATCCAGATGGAGATCCAGCGATGTGGCCTTATACCTGGAGTCGTTGGGAAAAGGAGATGAAAACTCCCGAATACAAAGACTTTGTTTTGCAGTCCTTTTGA
- a CDS encoding ArsR/SmtB family transcription factor — protein sequence MNAFAVLADETRRDIVRLVAKNGELTSTEISQNFQMSPPAVSQHLKLLKEAKILNVKKEAQKRIYSLNQQGMKEMEDWIIEIKNLWVKRLDKLDRYVMKLKMERSNDKK from the coding sequence ATGAATGCTTTTGCTGTGTTGGCAGATGAAACAAGAAGGGATATTGTGCGACTCGTAGCTAAAAATGGAGAGCTCACTTCCACAGAAATTAGTCAAAATTTTCAAATGAGTCCTCCTGCTGTCTCGCAACATCTAAAATTACTCAAAGAAGCAAAAATCCTCAATGTGAAAAAAGAAGCGCAGAAACGTATTTATAGCCTGAACCAACAAGGAATGAAGGAAATGGAAGATTGGATTATCGAAATCAAGAACCTCTGGGTGAAACGTTTGGATAAATTGGATCGTTATGTAATGAAATTAAAAATGGAGAGATCAAATGATAAAAAATAA
- a CDS encoding SRPBCC family protein, with protein sequence MIKNNLETVIEENKVTYKKYFDVPVDLLFEVWSKPEHLTEWWGPDGFTLTIKSLDFSNGGIWEFIMHGPDGHDYQNKIQFINIQKPKSILYKHIGDGEGDEDVNFQSRIIFETVGEGTNLIMEQIFSSKQELERVNEKYGAIEGGKQHIGNLAKYLEKISKPN encoded by the coding sequence ATGATAAAAAATAATTTAGAAACAGTTATTGAAGAAAACAAGGTTACGTATAAAAAATATTTTGATGTTCCAGTAGATCTTCTTTTTGAAGTTTGGTCGAAGCCTGAACATTTAACGGAATGGTGGGGACCAGATGGATTTACATTAACAATCAAAAGTTTGGATTTTTCAAATGGTGGGATTTGGGAATTTATTATGCATGGACCCGATGGACATGATTATCAAAATAAAATTCAATTTATCAACATTCAAAAACCTAAGTCCATTTTGTATAAACACATTGGCGATGGCGAAGGTGATGAAGATGTAAATTTCCAATCCAGAATCATTTTTGAAACAGTTGGAGAAGGTACAAATCTCATTATGGAGCAGATTTTTTCCAGCAAACAAGAGTTAGAAAGAGTAAATGAGAAATATGGGGCCATTGAAGGTGGAAAACAGCATATTGGAAATCTTGCGAAGTATTTGGAGAAAATTTCAAAACCAAACTGA